The DNA segment TAGCGGGCCACCGCGGTCTTGAGTCCGGAGAAGCTGAACACGTACGGATCGTCGCGCGGGCCGGTCATACCGCGCGGGAAGACGATGGCGTCGCGGTCGCCTTCGCGGGCCAGGTCGTCGAGCACCCTGCCGCCCGGATAGCCGAGGCCGAGCAGCCGGGCGACCTTGTCGTAGGCCTCCCCCGCGGCGTCGTCGACCGTGCTGCCCAGCTCGACGATCGGCTCCCCCAGCGAACGCACGTGCAGTAGATGGGTATGGCCGCCCGACACCAGCAACCCCACACTCTCGGGCAACGGACCGTGGTCGTACACGTCGGCGGCCAGATGGCCGCCGAGATGGTTGACCCCGTAGAACGGCACCTGCCACGCCGCTGAATACGCCTTGGCGGCAGCGACTCCCACCAGTAGCGCACCGGCGAGCCCCGGTCCGATGGTGGCGGCGACGACGTCGGGCTTGCGCACCCCGGCGGTGCCGAGGGCGCGGCGCATGGTGGGGCCGAGCGCCTCGAGGTGGGCACGCGAGGCGATCTCGGGCACCACCCCGCCGAAGCGCGCGTGTTCGTCGACACTGGAGGCCACTTCGTCGGCCAAGAGGGTGACGGTGCCGTCGTCGCCGAGTTCGGCGATGCCGACACCGGTCTCGTCACAAGAGCTCTCGATGGCCAGGATGATCACGGCGCTTCTCGCTTCGCAACGCTCGGTGGGTCTCGCCTCATCGTATAGGCGTCGGCGCCGCTGACCCGGTAGTAGCGCTTGCGCAACCCGACGCGGACGAATCCGACGCTCTCGTACAGCGCGATCGCCGGTTCGTTGTCGGTACGCACCTCGAGGAAGATCACGCCGTCGTCGGCGACCTCGAGCAACTGTTCGAGCATCCGGCGGCCGATCCCGCGGCCTTGGTACTCGGGGTCCACCCCGATGGTGTGGATCTCGTACTCGTAGGGCGGGGTTCGGCCCAGTTGAGCGATGCCGGCGTAGCCGACGACGGTCCCGTCGGCGCGGGCCGCGACGTAATGGGTGTGCCCGCCGGCGAGTTCGGCGTGGAAGGCGCGCTCCGGCCACGGGTCGTCGCCGGGGAACAGCAGCGACTCGAGTTCGGCGCAGCGGACCGCGTCGGCCTTCGTCAACGGACCGTAGGTGATGCTCATCGCTTCTGCTCGGCACGCGGGGTCGCGTCCGGGCGGCGCAGGTAGAGCGGCACCAACGCATCAGGCTCCGCGGTCCAGTCGCCGACCGCGCGCACCAGGCCCGCGACGGTCGGGTACCGCGGGCCGGTGACGTCGATACCGAAAAGCGCTGCGTGCTCGGGACTTCCGGCCGCCACGACCGCGCCGGAGGGAACGTCGGCGGGCGCGTTGACCGCGGGGCCGTCCACGCGGACACCGTCGCGGTAGCGCGCCCAGTACACCTCGCGGCGACGGGCGTCGGTCACGACGAGCGCCTCACCGGACGTCTCGATCCCGATGCCGTCGAGGCTGCACACGCCGTACACCGGGATGCCGAGTGCGTGTCCGTACGCGGCGGCGGTCGCCATCCCGACGCGCAGACCCGTGAACGGCCCGGGCCCGCATCCGACGACCACCGCGGCGAAGTCGTCGACGGAGATCCCGGCATCGTCCACCGCGGCAAGCACGTTGGGTGTCAGGCGTTCGGCATGAGCCCGTGGATCCACCGTCACTCGCTCGGCGAGGACCGTCACGTCGTCACCGCGCCGCACCACCCCGGCGGTGACGGCCGGGGTGGCGGTGTCGATGGCCAGCACGAGATCGCTCACTGTCGACTCCATTGCCAGATGGCGGTGCGCGCCTCGGTGTCGACCGCGCGTTCCAGCCGGATGTCGAGGTGGCTGTCGGACAGCCGCTCGGCGACCCCCTCACCCCATTCGACGACGACGACCGCATCGTCGAGATCGGTGTCGAGGTCGAGGGAATCGAGTTCGGCGAGCAGATCGGTACCGGCGTGGTCGAGCAGCCGGTACATGTCGACGTGCACCATCGCCGGCCGGCCGGGCTGACGCGCGCGATGCACCCGCGCCAGCACGAAGGTCGGCGAGGTGACGGGGCCCTCGACGTCCATCGCCTCGGCGATTCCCTTGGCCAGCACGGTTTTCCCCGCACCGAGCGGCCCGGAGAGCACGACGACGTCGCCCGCCCTCAGATGGGCGCCCAGCCGCGCGCCCAGTGCCATGGTGTCCTGTGCGGTGGCCAGTTCGGCCGTACCGC comes from the Mycolicibacterium litorale genome and includes:
- the rimI gene encoding ribosomal protein S18-alanine N-acetyltransferase, with protein sequence MSITYGPLTKADAVRCAELESLLFPGDDPWPERAFHAELAGGHTHYVAARADGTVVGYAGIAQLGRTPPYEYEIHTIGVDPEYQGRGIGRRMLEQLLEVADDGVIFLEVRTDNEPAIALYESVGFVRVGLRKRYYRVSGADAYTMRRDPPSVAKREAP
- the tsaD gene encoding tRNA (adenosine(37)-N6)-threonylcarbamoyltransferase complex transferase subunit TsaD, whose protein sequence is MIILAIESSCDETGVGIAELGDDGTVTLLADEVASSVDEHARFGGVVPEIASRAHLEALGPTMRRALGTAGVRKPDVVAATIGPGLAGALLVGVAAAKAYSAAWQVPFYGVNHLGGHLAADVYDHGPLPESVGLLVSGGHTHLLHVRSLGEPIVELGSTVDDAAGEAYDKVARLLGLGYPGGRVLDDLAREGDRDAIVFPRGMTGPRDDPYVFSFSGLKTAVARYVESHPEASQADVAAGFQEAVADVLTRKAVRAATDLGVSALLIAGGVAANSRLRELAEQRCAQAGLTLRVPRPRLCTDNGAMIASFAAHLIAAGAPPSPLEAASDPGLPVVRSQVA
- the tsaE gene encoding tRNA (adenosine(37)-N6)-threonylcarbamoyltransferase complex ATPase subunit type 1 TsaE — encoded protein: MADRQSGTAELATAQDTMALGARLGAHLRAGDVVVLSGPLGAGKTVLAKGIAEAMDVEGPVTSPTFVLARVHRARQPGRPAMVHVDMYRLLDHAGTDLLAELDSLDLDTDLDDAVVVVEWGEGVAERLSDSHLDIRLERAVDTEARTAIWQWSRQ
- the tsaB gene encoding tRNA (adenosine(37)-N6)-threonylcarbamoyltransferase complex dimerization subunit type 1 TsaB, coding for MSDLVLAIDTATPAVTAGVVRRGDDVTVLAERVTVDPRAHAERLTPNVLAAVDDAGISVDDFAAVVVGCGPGPFTGLRVGMATAAAYGHALGIPVYGVCSLDGIGIETSGEALVVTDARRREVYWARYRDGVRVDGPAVNAPADVPSGAVVAAGSPEHAALFGIDVTGPRYPTVAGLVRAVGDWTAEPDALVPLYLRRPDATPRAEQKR